In one Nocardioides luteus genomic region, the following are encoded:
- the orn gene encoding oligoribonuclease — protein MVLCVASLNERLVWIDCEMTGLSLENDALIEVAALVTDFDLNVLGDGVDIIIKPPAEALEQMDDFVRDMHTKSGLLVELENGVTMREAEEQVLAYVWEHCGKDSRPPLGGNTVATDRNFLARDMPELEGFLHYRNVDVSSIKELSRRWFPRAYFSAPPKRGNHRALADIQESIEELRYYREAVFVPMPGPDSDTAKEIAARHGASITGLIDPDEVADSTDPA, from the coding sequence ATGGTGCTCTGCGTGGCTTCACTGAACGAACGTCTGGTCTGGATCGACTGCGAGATGACCGGGTTGTCCCTCGAGAACGACGCGCTCATCGAGGTGGCGGCCCTCGTCACCGACTTCGATCTCAACGTGCTCGGCGACGGGGTCGACATCATCATCAAACCCCCGGCCGAGGCGCTGGAGCAGATGGACGACTTCGTTCGCGACATGCACACCAAGTCCGGCCTGCTGGTCGAGCTCGAGAACGGTGTGACGATGCGTGAGGCGGAGGAGCAGGTCCTGGCGTACGTCTGGGAGCACTGCGGCAAGGACTCCCGGCCGCCCCTCGGCGGCAACACGGTGGCCACCGACCGCAACTTCCTCGCCCGCGACATGCCCGAGCTGGAGGGGTTCCTGCACTACCGCAACGTCGACGTCTCCTCGATCAAGGAGCTGTCGCGCCGCTGGTTCCCGCGGGCCTACTTCTCGGCTCCCCCGAAGCGCGGCAACCACCGCGCGCTGGCCGACATCCAGGAGTCGATCGAGGAGCTTCGCTACTACCGCGAGGCGGTCTTCGTGCCGATGCCCGGCCCGGACTCCGACACGGCCAAGGAGATCGCCGCCCGGCACGGCGCCTCGATCACCGGCCTGATCGATCCCGACGAGGTCGCCGATTCCACAGATCCGGCCTGA
- a CDS encoding bifunctional helix-turn-helix transcriptional regulator/GNAT family N-acetyltransferase, with the protein MTVDTSVMRKFNMSYVRRVGALEESFLGSGLPYGTARILYEIGLGAESVQDLRIRLGGLDSGYVSRMLRTLESKGYVATKRDPADGRRRLVVLTEDGLKQWDDLERRSEERAHLLLDPLTQRQRDRLNEALATADLLVRAATITIEPVDPRDPMAQEAMGHYFAEIGERFGFTVGDEGFGDDPSLRPPHGSFFVAASDGAPVASGGVREFDGTGEIKRMWVDPAWRGAGLGSRLLRHLEAEALRLGHRVVRLDTRDVLTEAIGMYERAGYERIDRYNDNPHATHFFRKQLG; encoded by the coding sequence ATGACAGTGGATACCTCGGTGATGCGCAAGTTCAACATGAGCTACGTCCGCCGCGTGGGAGCGCTCGAAGAGTCCTTCCTCGGCAGCGGTCTCCCCTACGGCACGGCGCGGATCCTCTACGAGATCGGCCTCGGCGCCGAATCCGTCCAGGACCTGCGCATTCGCCTCGGCGGCCTGGACTCCGGCTACGTCAGCCGGATGCTGCGGACCCTGGAGAGCAAGGGATACGTCGCGACGAAGCGTGACCCGGCCGACGGCCGGCGCCGGCTCGTGGTGCTCACCGAGGACGGCCTCAAGCAGTGGGACGACCTCGAGCGGCGCTCGGAGGAGCGCGCCCACCTCCTGCTCGACCCGCTGACGCAGCGGCAGCGTGACCGCCTCAACGAGGCGCTGGCCACCGCCGACCTGCTGGTGCGAGCGGCCACGATCACCATCGAGCCGGTCGACCCGCGCGACCCGATGGCCCAGGAGGCGATGGGCCACTACTTCGCCGAGATCGGCGAGCGGTTCGGGTTCACCGTCGGCGACGAGGGGTTCGGCGACGACCCCTCCCTCCGGCCGCCGCACGGCTCTTTCTTCGTCGCCGCCAGCGACGGCGCCCCGGTCGCCTCGGGCGGGGTGCGGGAGTTCGACGGCACCGGTGAGATCAAGCGGATGTGGGTGGACCCCGCCTGGCGCGGCGCCGGCCTCGGCTCACGCCTGCTGCGCCACCTGGAGGCCGAGGCGCTGCGGCTGGGCCACCGGGTCGTACGCCTCGACACCCGTGACGTCCTCACCGAGGCGATCGGCATGTACGAGCGAGCCGGCTACGAGCGCATCGACCGCTACAACGACAACCCGCACGCCACCCACTTCTTCCGCAAGCAGCTGGGCTGA
- a CDS encoding PfkB family carbohydrate kinase yields MPVRPPQPLVVVGSINVDLTALVERLPGAGETVGGGQLRRDVGGKGANQAVAASRLGARVRMVGAVGADADGAAAVETIRAAGVDVAAVRTVDAPTGTALIAVDAAGENQIVVCGGANALVGVDGTAVGPDEAVLMQLELSVDVVRAVAAQATGFVAVNAAPAQPLPADLVERVDLFIVNETEYAAMPELREAERVAVTYGASGAAMFVGGVEATRVPATPVSEVISTVGAGDAFSAALTLAILSGAPDEQALRTACAVGAAAVAHPSAQPPLDRLEVYAAAGG; encoded by the coding sequence ATGCCGGTGCGGCCGCCCCAGCCCCTGGTCGTCGTCGGAAGCATCAACGTCGACCTGACCGCGCTCGTCGAGCGGCTGCCCGGGGCCGGTGAGACCGTCGGAGGCGGGCAGCTGCGCCGTGACGTCGGCGGGAAGGGTGCCAACCAGGCGGTCGCGGCGAGCCGGCTGGGGGCGCGGGTGCGGATGGTCGGAGCCGTCGGCGCCGATGCCGACGGCGCCGCGGCGGTCGAGACCATCCGGGCCGCGGGGGTCGACGTCGCCGCGGTACGCACGGTCGACGCACCGACCGGCACCGCGCTGATCGCGGTCGACGCGGCGGGGGAGAACCAGATCGTGGTGTGCGGCGGCGCCAACGCCCTGGTCGGCGTCGACGGGACCGCGGTCGGGCCCGACGAAGCCGTGCTGATGCAGCTCGAGCTCTCTGTGGACGTGGTCCGGGCCGTGGCCGCGCAGGCGACCGGGTTCGTCGCGGTCAACGCGGCCCCGGCGCAGCCGCTCCCCGCCGACCTCGTCGAGCGCGTCGACCTCTTCATCGTCAACGAGACCGAGTACGCCGCGATGCCCGAGCTGCGGGAGGCCGAGCGGGTCGCGGTGACCTACGGGGCCTCGGGCGCGGCCATGTTCGTCGGCGGTGTCGAGGCGACGCGCGTGCCCGCCACGCCCGTGTCCGAGGTGATCAGCACCGTCGGTGCCGGCGACGCCTTCTCGGCGGCGCTCACCCTCGCGATCCTCTCGGGTGCGCCGGACGAGCAGGCGCTGCGTACGGCCTGTGCGGTGGGTGCGGCCGCCGTCGCTCACCCGAGTGCCCAGCCGCCGCTGGACCGGCTGGAGGTCTACGCGGCGGCCGGGGGATGA
- a CDS encoding phosphoribosyltransferase domain-containing protein — translation MRDEASGWSGTWVAERLGVRLRTTDAPSGMMITDLVGLAVRRNPRRAQLLVSSVLGKHVPTDPRLVTDAGLRLGAKARAAVTGDAVVLGYAETATALGHLVADALGAPYLHSTRRVVDGIESVADFFEEHSHATAHRLLPADPAFLARAETLVLVDDEIITGKTVVSTIRALHKKFPRKHYVVAALVDLRSEDDRGRMERSIKRLRATVDVVSIASGEIELPEDLADNGNRLIDTVENLRQLAGVEPTQRPRGEIVQVVATWPRAVPEGGRHGFAPSAAGTYESAVTVTAAAIAGRIPDGPVHVLGTEELMYAPLRIASALADRRAAEGRRHEITYSTTTRSPVLDVDDPGYAIRTAITFPSHDAPADGDGPRFAYNLREGAFEAIVLVVDEPADTPALHAEGGLVDQLARMAPRVVVVTIPAFAPEPRHDQPALQLPDPLHGPAFGSYERDDVAWLLKDLSSEEAETPAEESAPAHPELFDEALSASAQRVAYAVGLVTEHVLARRGQDAVLVSLAPSGTPIGVLMRRWAQRVHGLDLPHYAISLTHGRGIDQTALAYLAANHDPARVMFVDGWTGTGAVTRELAASVEKANSTLDAHLSSPFSPELAALADPGRSVSIYGTREDYLIPSACLDATVSGLVSRPVVDDDRVGPNDFHGAVFHADLAPADVSKKFIDTVAARFPIVRTKVMLDLEAHLGGDHTPTWAGWDAVEEVAERFGDGDVSLVVAGVDETVRLLLHGEPAMVLVDPARDADLAQVRKLAEAREVPVERVSDLPYSCVGLLRP, via the coding sequence GTGAGAGACGAAGCGAGCGGCTGGTCGGGGACCTGGGTGGCCGAACGTCTGGGTGTGCGTCTTCGGACGACCGACGCGCCGAGCGGGATGATGATCACCGACCTGGTCGGTCTGGCGGTGCGACGCAACCCCCGCCGGGCGCAGCTTCTCGTCTCCTCCGTCCTCGGCAAGCACGTCCCGACCGACCCGCGTCTGGTGACCGACGCCGGGCTGCGCCTGGGGGCCAAGGCTCGCGCCGCGGTCACGGGCGACGCGGTGGTGCTCGGCTACGCCGAGACCGCGACCGCGCTCGGCCACCTCGTCGCCGACGCGCTGGGGGCGCCCTACCTGCACTCCACCCGACGGGTCGTCGACGGCATCGAGTCCGTCGCCGACTTCTTCGAGGAGCACTCGCACGCCACCGCTCACCGGCTGCTCCCCGCCGACCCGGCCTTCCTCGCTCGTGCCGAGACGCTGGTGCTGGTCGACGACGAGATCATCACGGGCAAGACCGTCGTCAGCACGATCCGGGCGTTGCACAAGAAGTTCCCGCGCAAGCACTACGTCGTGGCCGCCCTCGTCGACCTGCGCTCCGAGGACGACCGTGGCCGGATGGAGCGCTCGATCAAGCGGCTGCGTGCCACCGTGGACGTCGTCTCCATCGCCAGCGGCGAGATCGAGCTGCCCGAGGACCTCGCGGACAACGGCAACCGGCTCATCGACACCGTCGAGAACCTCCGCCAGCTGGCCGGCGTCGAGCCGACCCAGCGTCCGCGCGGCGAGATCGTCCAGGTCGTCGCGACCTGGCCGCGGGCCGTCCCGGAGGGCGGCCGCCACGGCTTCGCGCCCAGCGCCGCCGGCACCTACGAGTCCGCCGTCACGGTGACCGCCGCGGCCATCGCCGGCCGCATCCCCGACGGCCCGGTGCACGTCCTGGGCACCGAGGAGCTGATGTACGCACCCCTGCGGATCGCCTCCGCGCTGGCCGACCGGCGGGCGGCCGAGGGTCGCCGCCACGAGATCACCTACTCGACGACCACGCGGTCGCCGGTGCTCGACGTCGACGACCCGGGCTATGCGATCCGCACCGCGATCACCTTCCCGTCCCACGACGCTCCCGCCGACGGTGACGGTCCGCGGTTCGCCTACAACCTGCGTGAGGGCGCGTTCGAGGCGATCGTGCTCGTCGTCGACGAACCCGCCGACACTCCCGCGCTGCACGCGGAGGGCGGCCTGGTCGACCAGCTCGCCCGGATGGCGCCGCGGGTCGTGGTCGTGACCATCCCGGCGTTCGCGCCGGAGCCGCGCCACGATCAGCCTGCCCTCCAGCTGCCCGACCCGCTGCACGGACCGGCGTTCGGCTCCTACGAGCGGGACGACGTCGCCTGGCTGCTCAAGGACCTCTCCTCGGAGGAGGCGGAGACGCCGGCCGAGGAGAGCGCGCCGGCCCATCCGGAGCTCTTCGACGAGGCGCTGAGCGCGTCGGCCCAGCGCGTGGCGTACGCCGTCGGCCTGGTCACCGAGCACGTCCTGGCGCGGCGCGGACAGGATGCCGTGCTGGTCTCCCTGGCCCCGTCCGGCACTCCGATCGGCGTGCTGATGCGGCGCTGGGCGCAGCGTGTGCACGGGCTCGACCTGCCCCACTACGCGATCTCGCTGACGCACGGACGCGGCATCGACCAGACCGCTCTCGCCTATCTGGCCGCGAACCACGACCCCGCCCGGGTGATGTTCGTCGACGGGTGGACCGGCACCGGCGCGGTCACCCGCGAGCTGGCGGCGTCGGTGGAGAAGGCCAACTCGACGCTCGATGCTCATCTCTCCTCGCCGTTCTCCCCGGAGCTCGCGGCTCTCGCCGACCCGGGCCGGAGCGTGTCGATCTACGGCACCCGGGAGGACTACCTGATCCCGTCGGCGTGCCTCGACGCCACCGTCTCGGGTCTCGTCTCGCGTCCCGTCGTCGACGACGACCGGGTCGGACCCAACGACTTCCACGGCGCGGTGTTCCACGCCGACCTGGCTCCGGCCGACGTGTCCAAGAAGTTCATCGACACGGTCGCGGCGAGGTTCCCGATCGTACGCACCAAGGTGATGCTCGACCTGGAGGCTCACCTCGGCGGTGACCACACCCCGACGTGGGCGGGCTGGGACGCGGTCGAGGAGGTGGCCGAGCGGTTCGGGGACGGTGACGTCAGCCTGGTCGTGGCCGGCGTCGACGAGACCGTACGGCTGCTGCTGCACGGCGAGCCGGCGATGGTCCTGGTGGATCCGGCGCGCGACGCCGACCTGGCCCAGGTCAGGAAGCTCGCCGAGGCGCGCGAGGTGCCCGTGGAGCGCGTCTCCGACCTGCCCTACTCCTGCGTCGGGCTGCTGCGTCCCTGA
- a CDS encoding glycoside hydrolase family 5 protein, with protein MSRRSGSFGIVAVTAAVLAFGTSLLSPVGPAGADPAETPRLAREGRWLVDQHGRIVLVHGQNLVWKHDPYVPPDSPEGFTAADAEWLAEHGFNGARIGTLWAGVTPDAPGKVDEDYLDDWQRVIDLLADEGIWMQYDFHQDMWHETYGGEGVPDWAAKRPAPYHLHPPIKLSFPATYITPELATVYDNFWANKDGVQDGWAAAWGAVAQRWGDQPYSMGYDLINEPWAGREWLSCPITGCASSYRDEFQPAYERATAAIRESDPDGIVWYESQLLANQVPNSAFGPANDDQVGYSWHSYCPYGYLDSQGIPIGVSGCKDYDETHNTKALEQAETMGATNLMSEFGATDNTELLAIDTASADDHFTSWMHWAYKHWDDPTTADGRQGMFADDADLSTVKQEKLRTLVRTYPQATAGTPVDLSFDPGTGAFSYTYEPSTDIDEPTEIFVSPIHYPNGPEISVAGGRVVGEAEHHRILVEATGTGPVTVTID; from the coding sequence ATGTCACGTCGCTCGGGAAGCTTCGGAATCGTTGCCGTCACGGCGGCTGTGCTCGCGTTCGGGACCTCGCTGCTGAGCCCGGTCGGACCGGCCGGAGCCGACCCCGCGGAGACCCCGCGGTTGGCGCGCGAGGGACGCTGGCTGGTCGACCAGCACGGCCGGATCGTGCTCGTGCACGGGCAGAACCTGGTCTGGAAGCACGATCCGTACGTCCCGCCCGACTCGCCCGAGGGCTTCACCGCGGCCGACGCGGAATGGCTGGCCGAGCACGGGTTCAACGGCGCCCGGATCGGCACCCTGTGGGCGGGCGTGACCCCGGACGCTCCCGGGAAGGTCGACGAGGACTACCTCGACGACTGGCAGCGGGTGATCGACCTGCTCGCCGACGAGGGCATCTGGATGCAGTACGACTTCCACCAGGACATGTGGCACGAGACCTACGGTGGCGAGGGCGTGCCCGACTGGGCCGCGAAGCGGCCGGCGCCCTACCACCTGCACCCGCCGATCAAGCTCTCCTTCCCGGCGACCTACATCACCCCCGAGCTCGCCACCGTCTACGACAACTTCTGGGCGAACAAGGACGGCGTCCAGGACGGCTGGGCCGCCGCCTGGGGCGCGGTCGCGCAGCGGTGGGGCGACCAGCCCTACTCGATGGGCTACGACCTCATCAACGAGCCGTGGGCGGGCCGGGAGTGGCTCTCCTGCCCGATCACCGGGTGTGCGAGCTCCTACCGCGACGAGTTCCAGCCTGCGTACGAGAGGGCGACGGCGGCGATCCGCGAGTCCGATCCCGACGGGATCGTCTGGTACGAGTCGCAGCTGCTCGCCAACCAGGTCCCCAACTCCGCCTTCGGACCGGCGAACGACGACCAGGTCGGCTACTCCTGGCACAGCTACTGCCCGTACGGCTACCTCGACTCCCAGGGCATCCCGATCGGGGTCAGCGGGTGCAAGGACTACGACGAGACCCACAACACGAAGGCCCTCGAGCAGGCCGAGACGATGGGCGCGACCAACCTGATGTCCGAGTTCGGCGCGACCGACAACACCGAGCTCCTGGCCATCGACACCGCCTCGGCCGACGACCACTTCACCTCCTGGATGCACTGGGCCTACAAGCACTGGGACGACCCCACCACGGCCGACGGTCGCCAGGGCATGTTCGCCGACGACGCCGATCTGTCGACGGTGAAGCAGGAGAAGCTGCGTACGCTCGTCAGGACCTACCCGCAGGCCACGGCCGGCACCCCGGTCGATCTCTCCTTCGACCCCGGGACCGGCGCCTTCAGCTACACCTATGAGCCGTCCACGGACATCGACGAGCCGACCGAGATCTTCGTCAGCCCGATCCACTACCCGAACGGTCCCGAGATCTCCGTCGCGGGCGGCCGGGTCGTCGGGGAGGCCGAGCACCACCGGATCCTGGTCGAGGCGACCGGAACCGGGCCGGTGACCGTCACGATTGACTAG
- a CDS encoding TerD family protein — MSVSLARGQSVSLTTGDGSSMTHVRIALGWDAVRKGLFGGFRGADVDMDASAILYDAAGSHIDQAWFRQLKSRNGAVVHTGDNRTGAGEGDDESIIVHLDQVPPEVAQIVFTINSFTGQSFAQIQNAFCRLVDENTRTEIARFDVSQTGPHTAEIMAKVSRYDGGWTMTALGEIGNGRTFQDLLPSIAPTL; from the coding sequence TTGTCCGTCTCGCTTGCTCGGGGACAGTCGGTCTCGCTCACCACGGGTGACGGCAGCAGCATGACGCACGTGCGGATCGCGCTCGGCTGGGACGCGGTCCGGAAGGGCCTCTTCGGCGGTTTCCGCGGCGCCGACGTCGACATGGACGCCTCCGCGATCCTCTACGACGCGGCCGGATCCCACATCGACCAGGCCTGGTTCCGGCAGCTGAAGTCCCGCAACGGCGCCGTCGTGCACACCGGCGACAACCGCACCGGTGCCGGTGAGGGCGATGACGAGTCGATCATCGTCCACCTCGACCAGGTGCCGCCCGAGGTCGCCCAGATCGTGTTCACGATCAACTCGTTCACCGGGCAGAGCTTCGCCCAGATCCAGAACGCCTTCTGCCGTCTCGTCGACGAGAACACCCGCACCGAGATCGCCCGGTTCGACGTGAGCCAGACCGGCCCGCACACCGCGGAGATCATGGCCAAGGTCAGCCGCTACGACGGCGGCTGGACGATGACCGCGCTCGGCGAGATCGGCAACGGGCGTACGTTCCAGGACCTGCTGCCCTCGATCGCCCCGACCCTCTGA
- a CDS encoding HoxN/HupN/NixA family nickel/cobalt transporter — translation MNDFLTGDWLGAAALVERVQGYLDEPGIAAAAFVLAFAAGAAHAIAPGHGKTLAAAYLIGAEGRVRDAAWLGGSVAVMHTFSVLVIAVAWAFFSLSDLVRLENLTAGLQVVAGVLVVGTGLWLLRRHWRSARAGTGHGHSHGHSHGHSHGHDQAGVRRPGIVLLGISGGLTPSPGAFLVLVTGLFAGRSAFALLLVITFGLGMATILFGVGLLALAGNNLVVRVAESQAYLQVAAKVTPILAALGVTVLGAGLTVVGVGSLG, via the coding sequence ATGAACGATTTCTTGACGGGCGACTGGCTCGGCGCGGCGGCACTGGTCGAGCGGGTGCAGGGCTACCTGGACGAGCCCGGGATCGCCGCGGCCGCCTTCGTGCTCGCCTTCGCCGCCGGCGCCGCGCACGCAATCGCGCCCGGACACGGCAAGACCCTGGCGGCTGCGTACCTGATCGGCGCCGAGGGCCGCGTGCGCGACGCCGCCTGGCTCGGCGGCTCGGTGGCAGTGATGCACACCTTCTCGGTGCTGGTCATCGCCGTGGCCTGGGCCTTCTTCTCGCTCTCCGACCTCGTACGCCTGGAGAACCTCACCGCCGGCCTGCAGGTCGTCGCCGGGGTGCTGGTCGTCGGCACCGGGCTCTGGTTGCTGCGCCGGCACTGGCGTTCCGCGCGCGCCGGAACCGGCCACGGGCACTCACACGGCCACTCGCACGGCCATTCCCATGGTCACGATCAGGCAGGCGTACGCCGCCCCGGCATCGTCCTCCTCGGCATCTCCGGCGGCCTGACGCCGTCCCCGGGCGCGTTCCTGGTGCTGGTGACCGGCCTGTTCGCCGGCCGCTCGGCGTTCGCGCTGCTGCTGGTGATCACCTTCGGCCTGGGCATGGCGACGATCCTGTTCGGAGTCGGCCTGCTGGCCCTGGCCGGCAACAACCTCGTCGTCCGGGTCGCCGAGTCCCAGGCGTACCTGCAGGTCGCGGCGAAGGTCACCCCGATCCTGGCGGCGCTCGGCGTCACGGTCCTCGGCGCCGGGCTCACCGTCGTCGGCGTCGGCTCCCTCGGCTGA